In the genome of Deltaproteobacteria bacterium, the window TACAGGTTACTACGAGCAAAGAAAGCCCATCGAGTGGAACCGCGTGTACGCCCTGCCCGATCATGTCTACTTCTCGCACAAGCGGCACGTGAAGGCGGGTGTCGACTGCACCAGCTGCCACGGGAACGTGGGCGTCATGAAAAAAGTACGGAAGGTGAGTTCTCTGAAGATGGGGTGGTGCGTCTCCTGCCACCGGGACAGGGGTGCGTCCATCGACTGTGCCGTCTGCCATCATTAGGGGGAGCGTTACATGAAAAGAAGGGATTTTTTGCGGGTGATCGGCATTCTTTCGGGCTCCACCTTTATCTCCTCCTGCGGATCCCCGGAGCGCTCGAAAAAGCTGGTTTCCTACATCATGCCTCCCGAAGACGGGGCCGTGCCCGGAGAGGCTACCTATTACCCCTCCACGTGCACCGAGTGCCCCGCGGGCTGCGGCCTGACGGTGAGAGCGCGGGAGGGATGGCCGGTGAAGCTCGAGGGGGCAGGCGGCCACCCGGTAAACGACGGGGGGCTGTGCATCAGGGGCCAGTCGTCCCTGTCCCGGCTCTATCACCCCGACAGGATGAAAAAGCCGATGCTCAAAAGCGGCCCCGGCAGGCTCAGGGAGGCCACGTGGGAAGAGGCAATAGCCACCGTGGCGCAGGTCCTTCAGGAGTCCGGCGAGAGCGGCAAAAAGAGCGTCTACCTGTCGGGGAGAACCACCGGAACGCTCTCTTCGCTCATCGACGCCTTCTGTCGGAAGGCCGGCGTGGAGAGGCTGCCGCAATATGAGCCTTTTTCCCACCAGGCGATACGCGAGGCGAACCACGCCCTTTTCGGCACGCGGGATGTGCCCCGGTACCGGTTCGAGGACGCGGACTTTCTCCTCACCGTGGGGGCCGACATCCTGGAGACCTTCATAAGCCCCGTGTCGTTTGCAGGCGGGCTTGCCCGGGCCAGAGCCAGGGGCGGGCACCGTTGGTTTCACGTGGAGCCGCACCTCTCCCTTACGGGGGCAAACGCCGACAGGCGGATCGTCATGGAGCCCATGCAGGAATGGTACCTGCTGGCCTACCTCCTCCGGGAGATCATCGACCGGCACGGGGGTGGAGAGACGGTCCCGGCATGGTTTGCCGGTGTCCTGCCCCCCGTTTCAGCAGTGAGGGCGGCGGGGAAGACGGGGATNNNNNNNNNNNNNNNNNNNNNNNNNNNNNNNNNNNNNNNNNNNNNNNNNNNNNNNNNNNNNNCATCAGGACGGTCTTTACGTCGCACTCCTCGCCTCGATCATTCAGTGGATGACGTCGGTCGATGGCGTGCCGGTGGATTTTTCCGGGGGCGAGAACTACGAAGGCGTGGCCTCGCTCCGGGATATGGGGGAGCTTGCAGAGAGGCTCGGCGGAAAAGAGATCGGCGTCGCACTCATCTCCCGGACGGATCCAGCCGCTTCCCTTCCCCCCCGCTACCTGTTCGGCGAGAAGCTGGCAGGGGCAAAGCTCAGGGTCGTCATCGGGCAGTTTGCAGGCGAGACGGCACGGGATGCGGACGTCGTGCTGCCCCTCTCTCATCCCCTCGAGACCTGGGACGACGCCGAACCGAGGAAGGGGACAAGGAGCCTTCTAAAACCCGCCGTGAGGCCGATGCACGGGACCCTCTCCGAGGGGGACATCCTGGTCCGGATTGCCGGGAAGCTTCCAGGTGCGGAATTTTCCTCGACTTACCAGGAGTACCTTTACGGCGAGTGGAAAAACCTGTTCGGCGAAGCGGGTCGGGACGAGTTTTTACAGAAGGGGTTCATGGAGACACCCCGTGAAAGGCATCGGGTCGCCGTCGACTGGGAGAGGGCGGCAGAGCTTTTCGGGAAGAGGCCCGGGGAGCTAACTCCCCGGAAACCGCTCCTCGTGCTCGCCCCTTCGATCCGGACCTT includes:
- a CDS encoding molybdopterin-dependent oxidoreductase, with amino-acid sequence MKRRDFLRVIGILSGSTFISSCGSPERSKKLVSYIMPPEDGAVPGEATYYPSTCTECPAGCGLTVRAREGWPVKLEGAGGHPVNDGGLCIRGQSSLSRLYHPDRMKKPMLKSGPGRLREATWEEAIATVAQVLQESGESGKKSVYLSGRTTGTLSSLIDAFCRKAGVERLPQYEPFSHQAIREANHALFGTRDVPRYRFEDADFLLTVGADILETFISPVSFAGGLARARARGGHRWFHVEPHLSLTGANADRRIVMEPMQEWYLLAYLLREIIDRHGGGETVPAWFAGVLPPVSAVRAAGKTG